The following is a genomic window from uncultured Draconibacterium sp..
AAATCTTTGCACGATTCACATTGACCAATTTTTGTCCATTCTCTGTTTCGAAAGGGTTGAAATTTGTTTTCCCAAACCTCATAAAGATTATCCGTGTAAATGTTTCCTTGTGAAAAGCTTCGATCGATATTTGGGCAAGCAGAAATCGAACCGTCTATAAGAATCGAACCAATATTAATCCCTGCTCTACAAAAAAAGTACGAATCCCTTACCAATGGTTCATATTTACCTACATACCCCTCGCAACTAAATTTAACATCAATCTCTTTGGATTTTCGACATGCTGCTATAAAATCCATTAATTGAACAAATTGATTGTCAGTTAACAACAAATCTGGATTATGAACGGCTCTCCCGATAGGAATAATTGTAAATAATCTCCATCCCTTGACATTTTTCGAAATTAACAATTCTCTTATTTGTTCAAGTTCATTGATATTCCGTTGATTTACACAAGTTACAATATCGAAGTTGATACGATTGGAAGATGATGCTAATTCAATTGCATTTATTACTTTATCGAAACTCTTTTCATTATTTCTCAACCAATTGTGAGATTTCTTGAATCCGTCTAAACTAATTGTCAATGCACCTATTCCTGCATTTAGTAATGAAATATGTCTTTGTTTATCGTATAAATGTCCGTTTGAAACTATCGACCATTTAAAACCTCGTTTTCGCAGTTCTTTTCCACAAAGCTCTAAATCCTTTCGTAAAAGAGGTTCTCCGCCCGTAAATACAACCGTAAAATTTTTTGGTTTATTCTTTATTGTGTCAATTGCTTTTAAAAAATCAGCAGCAGGCATGTCTCGATGCAAGCTATCTTTTGAGCAATCACTTCCACAATGCAGGCAATTTAAATTACATCGTGTAGTACACTCCCAAAACAAATAATTCAGTTCGTGCCGTTTTGTTTCTGAATCTTTAAATTTTCGGAAACTGTATTTTTTTATTGATGATAGCATTTATTTTTCTTCCAACACTATATCTAAATACACATTTTCACTCAAATCTGTCAATACTGTATCCTTATCAACATATAGTCCGTTTTGATTAGAATCAATATCTTGAAATTGAAGTTTTAACCCTTCAAGCATTTCTGTGTAAAACGAAAACTTACCATTTTCATCAGTCAGCTCATATTGCATATTATCGGCAACTGAAACTTTAATTCCTTTAATTGGTAATCCTGATGTATTAGCTTTTACTTGTCCTTCAATTAATAAATCAAGTCCAAAATCTTGAGGTGTTCCATAGCACGCCTGAAAAATAAACATAGCAGATGTCAAACTTAACCCTCCAACTATTTTTCTAATTACATTTCTTTTCATGTTAATCATTTTCTTTATGACGGTTTTTAATATCACTAGGTTGCTTTTACAAAGAATGCTAACGACAGTCTGACGGTTAGTACATGTTGTCGTGGCGGATTTCGAAGAGCGTTCCTGCCCGAAGAACGCGGAACTGCGAAACGAGAATCCGCAGTTGGCGTACCACTGCCCCCCGCCCTGCAATATGGACTTTGTTGGCGGTAGTTATTTTGGCATAAACCTATTTGGGTCTTCTTTCTCTTTACGTCTTTTTATACGTTCAGCCTCTTCTGCGGCTTGTTGTTTCAATTTTTCGTCCTCTTCTAATTTTTCTTCACGAATGGTCTTTGCCGATTTAAAATCTGAATTTATGTTAGATTTTATTTGCTTATTTTGGTATCCAAGATTTGTCCAAGCAGACACATTATCTTTCTTAATCTGAAGTACTCCGTATAATACAGCTATTCCAACTAATCCAAATAACGATTGCACAATACCTAATCCAATGCTCAAGTTTACTACCAAGGCAGCAATACTTGTGGCAAGAAATCCCCAAAATCCAATTTTCATCCATTTAAACAACAAAATTGAGAAAGTTACATTACCAACTCCAAAAATTGCTAAAAGAATCAACATTGAATTTGAAATCCCTCCTGGGAAATTTTGAGCAATCATGTCTCCAGCAAATAGATATAAAATAGCTGTCAATGAATTAGCAATAATCATCAATATTAACCATGCCGTTACACAACCATGTCGTTGTTTTGAATTACTTGTCAACTCGCTCAATTTTTCCATTTATCATATATTTTAAGTTCTACTCATTTGGCATTTCAGTTTCAAACTGTTATTTAATTGATTTAAGGTCTCTAATATTATATAGCCGATCCGTTATTAAACCTATTTCTTTAAGTGTTCTTTTTATTGAGTTTGTCAGAGTTAAATTTCAAACACTTGATTTTGTTTTTATAATTACCGCCAACGGTCACTTGTATGTGGTCGGGCGGGATTTCGAAGAGAAATCCTGTCAGACCCGCAGGAAAGTGGGCGAAAGGTCTGACTTGTCAGACCGCTGAAACCCCCGCCTGCCATATTACAATTTGTTACCAACCGTATTTAATTTCTTTTTTATCTCAATAGCTTTTTTATTCATTGTTTTCCATTCCCCTGTCTCAATAAATTCATCAATCAAAGGAAGATTTTTAGGTGTTATATCTGCAATTGCATTTAGAGTTTCATCAAATTTCGATAACAATTTCAATTCAGTAGGATTAAATATTTGTATAAAATCATCTGACGCTGGAAAATAATAATCTTCCCATTGACAGAATAATTCATCAGAGACTTGCGCTATTGGAACGTTTCTTTGATACTCCAATTGGCTTTCTTTTGATGCCCACAAGTCAATCACTCCGAACACGTTATTTCTTGTCAAGTCGATGAATTCCTCCTCGCTTATACTTTTTCCTTTAGTTTCAGTTCCTTCAATAGGTTTATTGATTTTATTTCTCAACGGTCTTTTTTTTATTTTTACTCGATAGTAATAAATTGGTGCATACAATGCGTTGAAAAAGAAAAGAGGAAATATTGATTTTGAATACCTGTCATACTTAAACAGAAACCATAAGCAATACCCCCCAAAAAAGAAGACTATTAAATTTAAGGATGTCGCAACCATATTAAAGATTGTCCGGTCTTTGCTGAATAGAATTTTGTCTATTGTTTCAGGGAATATAATTGCAATAAAAGGCAGTAGAATTACTGAAATTAGGAATATCAGATTTATTAGAAATGAGACAAATACTATTTTATCGAGTAGTTTCATTTGGTCTTTTCAATATGGTTGGTAACTATTGTCCATCATCATTGTCGTTATATCGTTAATAGCATAAAAAAATTGTCATTACCAAAAAACGGAGTGATAACAATACTTTTATGTTTGGTGCAATTTCAACGATTGATATTTCAGGCCGCGCATTCAACGGTTATGGTTTTTATTGAGGTTTAAAGTTAGCATAATAAGAAAATAAAACAATACAGATAAGTTTTCTGCAACGACGCGTATCTCACGCGGGGTTTATTACTTCTTTAGGCTATAGTTTAGCCACGCGACTGAATCACGGGATAGCGGGAGGACAGAACCGGGCTTTAGCCCTTAAGGCTTACTGCAGGCGGGTTCCCAAATAGCCACATTCACAAAATATTGTAACTGACTGATTTTTCGTCTTCTTCAGCTAACGAAGCTGGTTTCAAACGTGTTTTTTCTTGAGCACAGGACATAGTTGGAGGGACAAAACATTTCGTTTTAAAGGGCTATCATTCAGGTAATAGTTTATTATTACCCCTCGGCTATTGGGAGCGACCAAAAAAAGCTACTCAACAGTCTTTGGAGAAACAAGCAAGAACTGTGGTAACTTTAGCGGAAAGTCCGGTTGCCGGCCAGCTAAAATCAGGTGATTGGTAATTATTCGCTCGCTTTTTGGGAAACATGCACTGTAGTAAAAATAATAAGCATCATTAACAAAGCCATAACTGCCCCCGACAGGAAACTAGCTTCCAGACCGCCCAATGCATAAAATGCACCTACCAGCAAAGGGCCAAAGGTTTGTCCGCCGCGCAGCACCATGGAATTTAACGACATAAAAGCTGCCCGCTCGTTAATACCCGCATAACCAACCAGCATATTTTGAATGGATGGGATGGTAATGCCATGCCCAAAACCAAATACAATTACGGCAACACCCAACATTAAATAACTATTGGCTCCAAGCATTAGCAACGAAGCCAGCATATAAAATGCGCTACCGATAATCAGCTGTCGTTTTTGCCCCAGCAGGCGATTAAGCCGTGCCAGTTGCGAGCTCATAATAGCTGTTGTTATCGACATCAGCGACATCATCAGCCCAATGCGCGAAGAATTGGCACCGAGGCGTTTTTCCATCATCAGCGGAAAGTATGTAAGGTAGGTACCATAAAAAATAAGGAACAGAATAAAACTGAAAGCGAAAAGCCCCCAAACCGTACGTTGATTAATGGCAAGCCAAACGCGCCCAAAATACGAACGTAATTTTGCTTTGTTCTTCAGTTCCGGATCTTTCAGCCCCTTCATTACCCAAATCCCCAGCGGAATGGCCAAAATGGGCAAAGCAAAAATATACTGCCAGCCCAAAATAGCAATCACCCCTCCAACTGCCGGATACGATGCAGTGGCAATACTCAGCACACTGGCATTGTAGCCCATTACAGCGGTACGTTTCTTCCCCTCGAAAAGATCGCCAACCAGCGTAATATTCATACTTGATAAAGAACTCGCCCCAGCTCCCTGTAGAAACCGGAGCACCAGCAACGTATAGAATCCAGGAGCAAACATACAGGCAAATCCTGCAAATCCGAAGATAAATAACGAGGGGACCAACACCACTTTCCGCCCATAACGATCGGCTAAAATTCCGGTAAAAGGCGTAAGAAAAATACCGGGCAGCGTAAAGGCGACAATAAGCCACCCCACCTGTTGCGGACTAATATCGAAATAACGGATAATATCGGGGAAAGCAGGTGTAATACTTGCCACACCCATCATAGCAATAAGTGTTACCCCAAAAATGAAATAGAGATTTTTATTTTTAAATACAGATGTTTCGGCCATACTTACAATTTGTGCCCCTAAATGTACTAAAAATGATAAGAGCTTAAACCGATGAATAAGATCCGGGAATATATATTGATTAAGTCAAAAAAGCGAACCCTCTGTTTTTCCAAAGAGGTATTATTAGATTAAAAATGTATCATAGCCGAAAAACAATCTGCAATGTTCTTATTCGCTTTTAGTACTGCATAAGCTTCGGGATACAGATATTTCTCGCGATTCAGGTAATTACTAATAAGCAGACAATGCAAAGCAGACAATTCATCAAGTTGGTTCACCAACTGCATCTGAGTTTTAAGTTTACGCAACAACTTTGCCTGATGCAATTGTTTCATTAGCAATGCAAGTTCACTGGCTGATAAATTTTTCAGCCCCGACAGTTTAGTATCCATGTTTTCGCTAGAATTGCTCTCAGGAGTTGTTCTGCCGAAATTCTCAGGAACCAAATTTTCGGTGTGCTGATTAACGATATTCCACAAAGTGAGGCAGGTAAACGCAGCCCCTCTCACCAAGGTTTCATTAGCTACATTTACCGTTGCGCCACTTTCTGCATCGGTTACTTCATGCTTTTCCCGGTTAACTTTAACCAGGTCTTTTTTTGTGTATTTGGCGATTTTCGAGTCAGGATGATTCAACAAGGTAAATAGTTGAAAATAATCCAGCTCGCTGAATTCTTTATGACCGGCTTTGGTTAGAGGCTTGTTATCAGGCACTGAAAATCCAAGAAAACTTCCTGCGTAGTCCCAAAAAAGGGTGAGCTGAATTGGGTAACAAATGCCAGTTTCGCAGGCTTCGGTAAAGACATCGCGGGTGAAGAAAAGCGGATCGCCATCGGTTGTAGAAACAAGTTTTGTGCTATCGTTTTTTAGTACCGACGAAACAATCTGCACCTCATCCGAATACATCGGAAAAGTTACAGTTTCACTCGAGGATTGCTTGTTGCTGATATTTGCAACAAGAAATAACAAAACACTAAAAAGGACGGATACACTATTCATTACAGCGCATTTAAAAAATCGAGCAGTGCCTCACGATCGGCAGTACTTAGCGCTTTGAAATCGTCTTTCGCATCTTTTGCTTCGCCATCGTGCCACAAAATGGCTTCGGTTATACTGCGTGCCCGGCCATCGTGCAAAAAAGTTGTATGTCCGCTGGTAACACTGCTTAAACCAATTCCCCAAAGCGGTCGCGTTTTCCACTCTTTACCATTCGCTTTAAACTCGGGCCGGTTATCGGCCAGTCCATCGCCCATATCATGCAAAAGCATATCGGTGTACGGATAAATCACCTGATTACTCACCTCAGGTACACCTTCCAGCGTTCCAGTGGTAAAAGATGCTGTGTGGCAATTAATACAGCCAATTTCATCAAAAACCTTACGTCCTTTAATCACTGTCGGGTCATCAAAATTCCGTGCTGCGGGCACCGCCAGTGTTTGCGAATAAAAAGTAACATCTTCCAAAACTTTCATATCAATCTCGGTTGAATCGGAAAGTTCAGTTTCCCCATTAGTTTGCCCATATGAACTCTCAATCGGACGAACAGGGTTTGTAATACCCATGTCTCCGTTATAAGCCCCAGCACTTTGTACAAGAATACTGGGAGCACCTGCCTTCCATCCAAAACGGCCCAATGCGATTCTTTTATTGGCCGGATCCCACACATAATTGGCTTTCCCCGAGATCCCGTCGTCATCGTTATCATTTTCATCGGCAAGCGCCAAAATATCCGATTCAGGAATGGCTTCCAGCAATCCCAATCCAAATACCGGCATTGCAATTCGCGGAGAAATCAACACATCAGATGGCAGCGACATGTACGGATCTTCAATTGCATACACCGGTTTTTGGAGAGTGATAATGGTACCATCAGCAAGTATTTCATCAATATATTCGTAATTAACGGCCAGCGAAGCTTCTTTCTGATAACCGTAAATTGCCTGGTGTTGCAACTGGGTACCAAAGCCCGGAACCGGAGCCGGGCCTCCATGCTCATCCTGTCCTTCCACACTGATTCTAAAAAAGAAGCCACTCATATCGTTAATATTAGCCGGAGGTACAGCACGCCCATCAGCAACATGACATCCTATGCAAGAGTTATGATTAAAAATTGGCCCCAGCCCTCCGTTTACCGGAGCATCTCCGGAAACAAAAATAGCCTCAAATGCCAAATCTCCATCCAAATGTTTTTTAAGACTTTCTCCTGATAAATTGGGTGCCGGCGTTGAAAAAGCTTTGCTACTTTGCATAAATACAGTAGTAGCCCCCCCGGCGAGTTCACCTTCAATTTTTGAAGGGTGTGGGTCGTCGGTCTTACAAGCATTAAAAGATATAAATATTGCTAAAATACCGGTTACCCACAACCGATTTTTGATTTTCTTGTCAGATTGAACCATAGTAAACGTTGTATTGAATGGCCTCAACTATTTATTTTGTCAATGCGTCTTTTACTTTTTTCAGCGAATCGAAAAGATCATTGCATGCACCAGTAGCAGCATCAGTAGCGACTTGGTTTGATAAATTGTTACGGAAAGGCTCACCAATGTTACTTATTTCTGTTTTGGCCGCTGCAATATTGGCTTTCACTTCTGCGTCGAGATCTGCTGATTTTTCTTTTACGATGTCAGAAAGACTGCTGCCCCTGTCGATTTCAAGACCTCCCATGTATACATTTTCAATACTTTGGATATTGTTTTTGAAATCGGTGAGCGAGTTCCAGCTGTACCACGATTCAACATCTAATACATTCCCTGATTCTACCGGATCGGCAATTTTTGCATTACCCACTTCGTCGGCAATATCCATCGCTCCCTGAATGATTTCTTCCAGAGCAGCATACTGCGAAACATAACGACTACCACTTAATCCGGCATTAATCAGTTCGTTACCAAAAGCATCGCCAACTTCAATCTCAGCAGCCTCCAGCAAACTTTGTTTTTGCGATGTCAGGTTGTCACTTCCATTCCACCATGCTTCCAGCGTAATACAATCTTCGGCAAGCACTTGTGCCACCGCTTCAAGATACGTTAACTCAGCTGCCGAGAAGCTGGCTGCAGCACGCGGTCCTCCATTGCGGAACAATAGGTATTCAACAGCATGAAATCCACGAAGTGAAGCTCCCAAACTATTTCTAACATAATCTGAATTCATTGAAATTGTTTCGTCTTCAACATCAGCAAGAACCTGATCGAGTTGGTCCTTATCGAGTGGCCATGAGTCGAGGAGTGGATCGAGGTTATTAAAGGCTGCTGGTCCAAACAAAAAGGCTTCGCTTTTTTCCCAATATTCACGAGTATCTTTCCAGGCCTCAGCCGCAGCTACAACTTCGTCATCAGTTAGTTCAGAATTAAATCCCTGAATAACATCAACCAACTGAATAGCATTGGTGGCCATATTTCCGTAAGTCGTAATTACCGTTTTATTGGTATAATCGGTAATCATTTGTGTAATTTTTTCATCGCGCTCACCAACATCGGCAACATCATCGTCATCGGAACAGGCAACAATAAAAAGCGCCAGCAAGCCGGTGAGAAATAGAAATGGATTAAATTTTTTCATAACATCTATAATTTTGAATTATTTGAATATACCCGAGAAAGTAACTCCCAAGCTAAATGTGTTTTCCTGATTATATGGTTTGTCGAATACACGCATACTGTATTCGGCTTTTAATGCGATTTGAGGAATAGGGAAATAGTTGAGACCAACAGTATATAACTGTCGTTTGTACCGGGTATCGGCAAGCATTCCCGACACCGTATTTTGCATCGAATTGTAATAGGTATAATGCAAAAAGGTGTAGAGTTGGTCTTCGGTATGAGGGAAAAACGAAAGCACATTGTAGCCGGCTTCGACCATTACTGACATCGCATTTTTAGCTACATCGGTATGCGGAGAAGGTGCCGCAGATGGCAGATTTTTATTGATTTTCGAAATTTCTGCGGACTCAGCAAGATCACCGTAAATAAAACATGCGCGGGCAATCCAGTTTTTCGAGTTGTATTCTGCATCAAAAGAACCAATTAAAACCGTTCCATCCAATCCATCATAACGGTCGGCTTTTAAGCTGTTACCAGCACTGTTGCCAACATATCCGCTAATTCCCATACGTAATCCGTTTATCGAATAGTTGTCGATTCTGAAAGCACCCGCCAAGCTGCTTGCCAATTTGTATTCGTAAGCTGAAACGCTTCCGCCATTAACCCAATTGGCCGAGCCAAAAGCATCGACATCAAGCCCGTTTACAAGCATAAATTCGTAGTTCCACATACGCAAGCGGCCATGAACGCTGATTCCGTTTTCGTGCCAGGTTTGCGGAATTATAGTGCTCTCCCCTTCCGGGCGCATTACATTGAAGTATTCAGTAGGCAAATGTCTATAGTTAGTCAATCCAACCGGAACGATAATATGACCGGCACGTATATTAAAACTCGAACTAAAGCTTTTTTCAATCCAGAATTGCTCCAACACAACTTCGCCTCCTTTTTCAACTTCCTGTTCATATTCGCCAAATTCTTCAGCTTCAATCTCCATTTCGGAACCAACACCTCCATGTTCCAACTCAATCTCACTGCCAATTTTCCAGCCACCTCCAAAATCGTAGTTCAGGAAAAGCACAAGGTGTGGAACATCGGTTTGCGCCCTGCTTACTTTGTCTTTAAAATTTTCGGGGTAGGTGTAGCGGTTAAAATCCGCACTGTAATCGAAATGACGATAAACCACCTCGCCATAACCTCCAATAGTAAGATTTGATGATTTTTGATTATTTTCTTGTGCTAAAACATTTTGCCCAAAAACCAGCAGGGTAAGCCCCAATGCAAACGTAACTAACTTCATAGATAAATAGATTTTGGGACAAAAGTAGACTGAGAGCAAGTGCGGGTCAATCCCCTTTACTTGGGATTTTTCAGGAGGAAAACATGTCTAAAATCAATAGTTCTTCAATTATTCCACATAAAAGACAATAAAAAAAACAAGCCAACAATACCTCATTTTCAACAAATTAAAGACACCCTTCCAATAAAATTAGAATAAAATATCCGTTACTCCTATAAATAGGGATATGACATAACGAAAGGGGAAGCACCATTTTGTGTATTCCTTCTTTTTATTTCGAACTTATTTCAAATTCTCTTCAAACAGTTTAAAAATGCGTTTGTATTCGTCGGTCCAACTGCTGGGTTCAACAAACCCGTGAGCCTCTACCGGATAAACCGCCAGTTCCCAGTTTTCTTTGCCCAACTCAATAAGGCGCTGAGTTAAGCGCACGATGTCCTGAAACTCTACATTATCATCTACCATTCCGTGGCACATCAATAAGTTGCCTTCCAGTCCTTCGGCAAAGTTTATGGGTGAACTTTTTGCATATGCAATGCTGTCCTGCACCGGTGTATTCAGAATATTGGCTGTGTAACCGTGGTTGTAGTGCGCCCAGTCGGTTACCGAACGCAAAGCTGCTCCGGCAGCAAACGTTTCCGGTTCGTTAAACATCGCCATCAGCGTGATAAAACCGCCGTATGAACCACCGTAAATTCCAATCCGCTCGGGCGAAACACTGTATTTATCCACTAACAATTTTGCTCCATCTACCTGGTCCGACAGATCAAGACCACCCATCCAGCGATAAATTCCGGTGCGCCAGTCGCGGCCATAACCGGCACTTCCACGATAATCGATATCCAGCACTGTATAACCATTATCTACCAAAATATTATGGAACTGATATTCGCGGAAATAGTCGCTCCACCATTTGTGCGCATTTTGCAGGTAACCGGCACCGTGCACAAAAATCACTGCCGGTCCGTTTTGCTCCGGCGACTCAGGACGATATAAACGAGCGTGTACTTCGGCACCATCTTCAGCATTAAAAGTTATGTATTCGGGCATTCGCCAATTGTATTTGTTAAAAGCATCGGTAGTTGAGTGCGTCAACTGCTCAGCTTCTGCACCGGCTTTATTCTCCTGCAAATACAATTCCCAGGGTTTGTTGCCCTCCGAGTGGCGAATGGCCAAATATTTCTCATCAGGCGAAAGTGTTACTTCGTTTCCGCCTTCCATTGATGTGATTTGCGTTAGCTTACCACCCCAAACCGGCATTTTGTAAAAGTGTGTCACGCCAGGGTACTCTTTATTGGCTATGAAATAGAAACTTTTTTTATCGTTTGATATGGATGCTTCCGAAACTTCAAACTCGCCTTTGGTAAGCGTTATTTTCTTTTTTGTTTTGCAGTTAACAGCGTACAAGTGTGAGTAGCCCGACTCCTCGGAATGAAACCAAACCGATTCCCCATCAGGCATCCAACCTATGTTTCCGGTTGACATTCCCCAACCGCCAATTCCGGGGCCACCAATCCACGCCTCATCGCGCTGACGGTCGAGTAATTCCAAATCGCCTTTTTCAGGATTGAGCAGCAAAATCCAGCGGTCTTTATTGTCTTGCGACAGCGCCACAACTACCGCCATATCTTCCGATTCATTCCAGAGTGGTCCCAACAGATTTAATTCACGGTCTTTTACTTCTGCGCCTTCTTTTGGCAACCGTTCCGGGTAATCACTCAGGTAATCGGGCAAATCTTTCAAGCCGGGAATTTGTGTTTTATCAATCGTAATCAGCTTGTTGTTTTTCAAATCATAAATTCCCATTTCTACCGACGCCTGCGGACTTCCCACTTTGGCACGGGCATTCTTTTCTTCAGTATAGCCCGACTCCGTAACATGATGCGTTACCGAAGTAGCTTGTGCGTTGGCAGCTCTTTCGTAAAGACTGTAAATAATGTAATCGCCGGTCGGACTTAACGAAATATCGCTCAACAACTTACTCCCGATATATATTTCTAATGGCTCGGCTTCTTTCTCCGCTTCCTCGCGGTTTTCGCGTACTTTATTTTTAGCCTCACGTTCCTTCAAAACCACAAACAATTCTTTTTGCTGATCTTCCAGCCATTTGGCTTGCTCCGACGAAGGCTGCTCCTTTTTTTCGTTCCCCGAAACAAAGTTGGTCAGCTGCGTAATCAGTCCGGTTTTCAGATCGATAGTGAATAAATTATTGTCCTTTGTAAACGCAATTTTCGAATCGCCTAAAACAAATTCGGGCGACGAAACACGCTCCAGCCAGGCTGTTAGCTGCTTTTCTTTACCATTTTTAATATCAAGCAAATAAAGATTCCCATTTCGGGTATAAACCTTTTTTGATTTGTCGCTGTTGTAATCGCCGCGATGGCCAGGCAGTGTACTTTTCTCTGCCAAACTTACTTTCTCTATTTCTCTGATCAACAGATCATACGCGTACAATGACTCAAGCGGATCTTGCTCCGGATTCCATTTAAAATAGATTTTTGCCCCATCTTCACTCCAACTTATATCGCTTGGCAAAGTCCCGATCCATTTGGCAGGATCCTGCATTATCGTTTCAATGGAAAGTAAACTTTTATTGAGTTGGCTAACCTGACTAAATGCTGAAAAAGTAAACAGAATAAAAAATGACAGAATAAAATGTCTCATGAGTGCAGTTTCTTTTTAGTGTTTTTCTCGAAGGCATCTAAATTAACACTTTTAGTAAAATGAATTCGTATAAAGAACTTGTATATTCTTAATTCAAAAAATATAGATTTGCAGTATAAAACAGTTCGTAATGCAGTGCTCAAAGCTTAAAGTCAATTTTTATGAAGGTATTTAAATTTGGAGGTGCATCGGTAAAAGATGCAGCCGCCGTGAAAAATGTTTTTGAGATTATTAATAGTGAAAAAGGCAACCTTGCCGTTGTTATTTCGGCTATGGGAAAAAGTACCGATCTGCTGGAAACATTGATAAAAACCTACTTCAACAGCGACGACGAAAAATGGACCATCTTCAATAACTTTAAAAATTACCACATCGAAATTATTGGCGATCTGTTTGGAGAAAAAGGAATGCCACAGGGTGTTTACGAACTGTTTACCGAATTGGAACACAAATTGAATTCGCGCCCTTCGTACGATTTTAATTTTGAGTACGACCAAATTATTTGTTTTGGCGAGCTTATTTCTACCCGAATTGTTAGCGACTACATTACTGCAACCGGTCATAAAAATGTATGGATAGACATTCGCAACTGCCTGAAAACCGACGACACGTTCCGCGATGCCCGTGTTGATTGGGAATGGACCGGGCAACTGATCCGCGAGGAATTCTCGTTCTCGGAAACAAGCTTATATATCACCCAGGGTTTTATCGGCTCTACAACCACCAACCTCACTACCACTCTGGGTCGCGAGGGATCGGATTTTACAGCTGCCATTATTGGTAGCTCGTTAAAGGTTGAGAGCGTGTCTATATGGAAAGACGTTCCCGGAGTTTTAAGTGGCGACCCTAAAAAAATGAGCGATACGGTGATGATCAACGAATTGTCGTACAAAGAAGCGGTGGAGATGACACATTCGGGAGCAAAAGTTATTCACCCAAAAACCATGCAGCCGCTACACAACGAAGGAATTCCGCTGCTGGTAAAATCGTTTGTTGAACCGCAAAATCCGGGCACTGTTATTCATAAGATCAATCATAAAATTGAGCTGCCTCCAATTTTTATTCTGAAAGAAAACCAGGTGCTGATCACCCTTTCAGCACTCGATTTCTCAATAATCTCGATCAGTGATATTGAGCATGTGGTAAAATTTCTGATGGAAAAATTGATTACGGTTACGCTAATGCAACAATCGGCCATCGACCTGAATATTGTTGCCGATGCATCAGACGAAAATCTGGAGGAAATTTTTAGTGAACTTTCAACAGATTACAATATCCGGTACAACACCGATCTTACGCTGGTAACCATCCGGCACTACACCGAAGAAGTACTCGACTGGATGG
Proteins encoded in this region:
- a CDS encoding prolyl oligopeptidase family serine peptidase, with the translated sequence MRHFILSFFILFTFSAFSQVSQLNKSLLSIETIMQDPAKWIGTLPSDISWSEDGAKIYFKWNPEQDPLESLYAYDLLIREIEKVSLAEKSTLPGHRGDYNSDKSKKVYTRNGNLYLLDIKNGKEKQLTAWLERVSSPEFVLGDSKIAFTKDNNLFTIDLKTGLITQLTNFVSGNEKKEQPSSEQAKWLEDQQKELFVVLKEREAKNKVRENREEAEKEAEPLEIYIGSKLLSDISLSPTGDYIIYSLYERAANAQATSVTHHVTESGYTEEKNARAKVGSPQASVEMGIYDLKNNKLITIDKTQIPGLKDLPDYLSDYPERLPKEGAEVKDRELNLLGPLWNESEDMAVVVALSQDNKDRWILLLNPEKGDLELLDRQRDEAWIGGPGIGGWGMSTGNIGWMPDGESVWFHSEESGYSHLYAVNCKTKKKITLTKGEFEVSEASISNDKKSFYFIANKEYPGVTHFYKMPVWGGKLTQITSMEGGNEVTLSPDEKYLAIRHSEGNKPWELYLQENKAGAEAEQLTHSTTDAFNKYNWRMPEYITFNAEDGAEVHARLYRPESPEQNGPAVIFVHGAGYLQNAHKWWSDYFREYQFHNILVDNGYTVLDIDYRGSAGYGRDWRTGIYRWMGGLDLSDQVDGAKLLVDKYSVSPERIGIYGGSYGGFITLMAMFNEPETFAAGAALRSVTDWAHYNHGYTANILNTPVQDSIAYAKSSPINFAEGLEGNLLMCHGMVDDNVEFQDIVRLTQRLIELGKENWELAVYPVEAHGFVEPSSWTDEYKRIFKLFEENLK
- a CDS encoding aspartate kinase, translated to MKVFKFGGASVKDAAAVKNVFEIINSEKGNLAVVISAMGKSTDLLETLIKTYFNSDDEKWTIFNNFKNYHIEIIGDLFGEKGMPQGVYELFTELEHKLNSRPSYDFNFEYDQIICFGELISTRIVSDYITATGHKNVWIDIRNCLKTDDTFRDARVDWEWTGQLIREEFSFSETSLYITQGFIGSTTTNLTTTLGREGSDFTAAIIGSSLKVESVSIWKDVPGVLSGDPKKMSDTVMINELSYKEAVEMTHSGAKVIHPKTMQPLHNEGIPLLVKSFVEPQNPGTVIHKINHKIELPPIFILKENQVLITLSALDFSIISISDIEHVVKFLMEKLITVTLMQQSAIDLNIVADASDENLEEIFSELSTDYNIRYNTDLTLVTIRHYTEEVLDWMVKEKDIYLEQHSRLTARMLIKE